The Parus major isolate Abel chromosome 8, Parus_major1.1, whole genome shotgun sequence nucleotide sequence AAATTCAGCCAAAACAAATGTGCCTTAACTGTGATAGTTCCTGGTTTATCACATGGTTGCTGGGatatatttttgtgtatgtatATTCCTTGGAAATACAGTAAGTTTTGCAATACTTTAGTTTGCAAAACTAGAGATTAGTGGCACTGCCAAATCAGTACATAGTAATGATTGGGAATGTAGTACTGGCTTTTCCGTTCAAATACAATGTCAGTCTGGCAATCCATCTCTCTTTTGGGGAATTAATTGAAACACaaactttcctgcttttcctgatgTTTGGCAGCACTATGATGCCATAATGAGATACATCAGCCAGCCACCTCTTCTCCTTGATGTTCACATTCATAAACCAATGCTAAATGCTCGGACCTGGATGGAttctctgcttgctttcttcCCTGGATTGCAGGTAAGGTGTAAAACTCATGTAGAGATATGTTTAATAATAAGGAAATTATTAACTGGGTTGGATATATTATTTTCAAGTCAACCGTAGtcatttgattttcagaaatactgagggatcatccctagaagtgtccaaggccaggctggtcagggcttgaagcaacctggggtaatggaaggtgtccctacctatagcagggggtggcactggatgggctttaaggtcccgtctaacctaaaccattctgggattccatggtTTCTGTACTTAGTCTTCCAGTCACTTCAAATGCTATGATGCAagttaatgtgtttttctggcTGTGTTAAGTATCAGGAAAAGTATGTTCTTGTAATTTGCTTCCTTGACTCCTAGTCATGAAAATACTCCAATTAAGCTGCCTTTTTACTAGTAACCAATTTTCTAGTTTCTGTACCATTGACATCTTTAAGGTAAACTAAATCACATTTTCAACCCAGTTCTCTGTAAATGTCAGAAGTCCTTGTTCTACACAGgcaataattttaatgaattcactgagttttgctttgaaaactcTTAAGGAGTATCTGTGACTTACACAGATAGCGATTAATAATTACAGTATATAGTGACTGCTCTGTAGCTTTACATGAACACACTAATGTGAACTAacaatgtgaattttttttaaccttgagTATTATTCCTATGCTGAATTActgttacttttattttttaattttaggtgTTGAAGGGTGATATTAGGCCTGCTATTGAAACACATGAGATGCTGTATCAGGTTataaaaaagcataattttcttCCAGAGGTGAGGTAGAAGTTTTTTGATTTTGTAAATCAGAAACGTGTATTTTTGATTGTGTAAACTCATTCTTACCTCAGTTTGAGCAGTTGCAGATGCCCATTTGAAAAACCAGCaagtatatatattattaaaatcaaAGCTTCATTTCCACAATAGTCATGCGTGATTTGCAGTTCTGCATGTCTGACAGCTGAGAGAACATTCTGGAATTTTGTATAATGTCTTTGAAAGTCAGCACACAAACTTACTGCAGATGCTGCAAGTCTTTGAGCAAGTCCATTGTGCACAGAAAAACTTGTTTACCTGCTAAAGTGTGTCTTTAATCTGTGATGACCCAGAGTATATTTGAAAGCTTCAGACTCCAGATTTAATTTTGACTTTCCTCTAGTTTAAGCTTATTTCTGTTagagaacattttaattaatatcaCATTCACCTAGTGTGTTATTGAGAGCAAAGAATGCTAAGtactgaagtgattttttttttggttttttttagtgcttttaaCATGGTGTAATTTGGCTGTTTAtgggtttttggttgttttttttttgtgttttaaaaggtCAGGTAGTTGTTTTTAAGCCAACAGACCATCCCCTAAGCAAAGACTTGGTTTAAACCTTAGTATGAAATAGTGAATATATGAAAGAAGTGGCTTTTCCCAGTGCACTTTAAGAGTGAATAGATAGACTAGGAAATTTTAGATATCTGACTTCTAGCCTGTGGTATTAATTTAGAAACAACTGCTTAACCATATGTCAGTGTGCAGTGACACTTGAGTGTACTGGAGGTACCAGGTGGTAGGTGTGTTTGAAAAAATGGTGTTTATCAAAGGTAGGCTGGTTATGCAGTTAACATAGAATTCAAATAAACCTGTGTTTGGTTTGCattcctgcatttatttttgtctgttcttTTTCATCCTTAGGCATTCACAACAGACTTCAGAGTTCACTGGGCTCAGCATCCTCTGAGGCCTGAATTTGCTGAAAGCACCTACTTCTTGTATAAGGTACAGTCATATTCATTCCTCTGACCTTTGAGCAATTTTTCTTGCACCTAgaattttgttgctgttttatttcaatacaGAATTGAGTAGCGTATTTCCAGCTTAACTTACCCACTGGAGACAAAATTATATCCAATTTAGGATATAAACAAGATGTTTATAATGTAAtggttattaattttttttgttttatttaataggCTACAGGAGATCCTTACTACCTAGAAGTAGGAAAAACCCTCATTGAAAACTTGAACAAGTATGCCAGAGTTCCCTGTGGTTTTGCTGCAATGAAGGATGTTCGTACAGGAAGTCATGAAGACAGGTAAAGTTTGCacaattgtttttttaaatataaaattacagaaaaaaatcaaattgccCTGTGTAATTGACTACAATGAATTAATTGATATTGGAGGAGTTGTCTGTCTTCAGTCTAATAACTAAGTCTTAAATTACCCGTTTGTAATTGTATTGAACTGTAAATGCATTGGAGCAATCCGTGAACCATTTCAGTAGGATTATAGGGTGCTCTGTAAGAATATTCTTAGTTTAAAAATGTCTCATTTGTCTGATAGCAATAGATGGATTACATTCAAACTAAATATACTTCAAATCTGTAAGTTTGTTAGgaggtttatttgttttttcgATAATGCTCTTTTGTACTGAATGTGCTGAATCATTTACCTCCAAACACAGCTTCTTCCAAGTCATGAAGTCTTCAGAGATGGAGCActaggaatatttattttactgatgaCTAGAACTAAAGGACATCCTGTTTTTCTCCACAGGATGGACTCATTCTTCTTggctgaaatgtttaaatatctGTACTTGCTGTTTGCTGATAAGGAGGACATGATTTTTGACATTGAAGATTATATCTTCACTACAGAAGCTCATCTATTGCCACTCTGGCTCTCCACTACAAACCAAACCAtctctaaaaaaaatacagtatgtaACAGCTCCAGTCTAAATCAGTTTCTGTGGTACACTTCCTTTTTTGGAGGGGAAATGGAATTAAATTCAGGAAAGACTATAATTTGAGGAAGTGCACCAGTTTGAATGTGTTGTTGAACAGGCACTATTTCATCACAGTGCCAGTCACAAGAGTAGGAATAATGACTGGATTCTGCATTGCTGAACCTTGACATAAAAGATTGGAATTATTagcaagatttaaaaagaaaatcattccTTCTGTAGAAATTGGGAGATAACACAGTAAGGTATTTTGTCCccatttttatattattattttttataaaacctaagtttttcttgtttattttagcACATGAACAAATTTTGAGAGGCTTTTTGAGACACCTGTGGAGTTAATTTGACAAGGTACAGCTGCAGACAGATTTGGGATGTTTTATCACTTTAGTCCATGCAGTAGCCACCTATTGCATAAATATGAGAGCACTTGCGGATTTATAAATTACTTAACCTTCCAAAATAACCTGAAGTAATACAGCTGTGCCATGAAACATCGTacatcctcatttttttttattttgtggtcaGTAAGGTGACATAATTTGTCTGTAAGGCAATAAGAAAAAGAtagcaagaaagagaaaatggtgTCTGAGAAAAATCAAGGACACAAATTCCCTTATTTATGCctctatttttaacattttctaaGAGTTTTACAGTAATATCTGGATCAGAGGAAAAGGCTTATATTGTGTGTCAAGCCATGTATTCTGGAAAAATTATCCTGTCTGATGGACTTCAGCATTaagcagaaacaaatttttcGTTATTTGATGTTAATGTCAAACACTGGTTATGTTTTAATGGGTCATGGGTTTGATGTTAAATGTTCTGTCAGGGTGGAAATCCCATACCCTCTCTGAAATGTTCTTTCCCTGAGTTTTGAGTTTCTTTGAGTTTCTTTGAGTTTTGGAAACAGAGGCTGTTTTCTGAACTAAGCAAGAAGTTTTCTGAAGGGTCTGAAGGAGCATTTTATGTAACTTCTGTTCCACATATAAGGATTAATACCTTTGAGATAGGTAGGGTTCCCACAGCTGGTGCTGTGTTAAGTGCTGGCCTAACTTTGTTCTCTTGAGAAATGCAAATGTTAATGAAAGACCAATAGAGAGGATAGAATAAATTGcttaaatgcagttttttaaaCTCTTTGAGTCAAAGCCGCAAATGGGCATAATCCAAGTAAGGTAAACCCATTGAAAATGGTGTCAGATGGCTGAAAAAGGCTGTGATGTTGGGTATTCCTCTTTTATGGAATTTTATCTGAAGAGATGGAATGTGTGAAtgatttttaacataaaataaacataaacatacAGTGCTGTTAAAACAAACTGTGAGAGAGATACTTGGTACTATCAACCCAACATCCTGTTTGTATTTGCTCTAATAAACAAGAAAGGTCATGTCTTGGTAACAGCCCTGTAGATTTTGGGGTTTAAGGAGCCTTTAAATACTTGATTTTTCGTTGGCCAATATATTGTTGTCTTTTCAGGTAGATAAATactacattaatttttatgagTTATAAAATGAGCTTGCTGGTTATGTATAACCAGTTATTTGCTAAGCTAAGGACATGCTAAATTCAAACCACCAGACATGTTCCACATGGATTCACATGTTACAAACCAGCAATTTGTGCAGATGTTTACTCGGCCATCTTTcctgaaaatagaaattgttTGAATTATACAGAGATTCATCCTTGCTCATCCAGACTTGTGAGTCTGTGTGGTTCTTGAGGAGAGTCTTTTGTTCACATGAAAAGATGTGACATTTTTAGTAAGAATGACCTAAAGCCTGCAGCTGGTCACTTGCTGTAAAGCCAGTATCAGGTGAAACCAGAACTACTCCCTTTACTTGTGCAGCACATAAAATACAGGGCACTGGCTTTGTCATGAGCAGATTTGAGAAGTACTGTCTGCCAGCAGAGGATTCgctgtttctggaaaaaaaaaaatctaggaatTGTATATAAATTTAGTTAATTTCAAATTAGAATAGATGTTGTATTTGCCTGTCCAAGGGGTTGCAGTGCACTGGCTCCTTGCTATTGCACTCAGCTGCCACATGTCCCCAGAACACACATTACTTAAGTTAGGCTTCTCTTGATTATGttctttatgtaaaaatataacCTGCATTTTTTACTCTGTATATTTCATTTTAGAGCACAGAGTACACAGAGCTGGACGACAGCAACTTTGACTGGACCTGTCCAAACACCCAGATCCTCTTCCCAAATGACCCCTTGTTTGCCCAAAGCATCCGTGAGCCTCTGAAGAATGTGGTGGATAAGAGCTGTCCCCGGGGCATTTCCAGAGCGTAAGTggatatttcttctctttttgttaGTACAGGACTGAGTGGAACAGGGTCTGCTCTGCAGGGTAGGAGAAGTATGAggtgtgctggagctggcagccctTTTGGGATGGGCCAAAGGGACGATTCTTGCTCACAGGAAAAATCACTTCGGATTTCTCTGGCATCCTCAGCAAGACTTAGCTTGTTTCCAGCTGGAAGTAGCAAGTCTTTTGAAACAAAAGGAGCTGAATGAGATGCATacctcagctgcagctcccacttgGAGTATTGCAGGAAGTGTGTCTCTctgatttgaaaaattaatttctgcagtcTCCTCAACAATTCTGAAGGTCTTCTTTATAGTAAGGAAATTATGCTGCCACACATAACTGCACCTGTTTTGAGGAATTTAGGGCAGTTTTAAGGCTGAGGAAGTTTGTCCTCCTGACCACCTCTtctatatttgtatttcatgaATAAAACCAAGTTGCAGCTTTATGGGGCAAACTGGGTTTGATCAATAATGCAGAGCATTTACAAATGAGAGTATATGGCAGCTTTGTTGGGGGGAGGTTTTGCACTATAAAATTAATGATAATATagacaactttaaaaaaaggtaaCTTGATTGAGAATTTGCATTCCACTGAAGCTTGCACTCAGTGTACCAAGAATTCCAGTCTTGCGATGGCAGGGATAACACTAGAGTTCTGTTTCAAGgataatctgttttttaaacCTTGATCTCTGATGTCTTTTGGCAGAGAAGAGAGTTTGGGAAGTGGACCAAAACCACCGTTGAGAGCCAGAGATTTCATGGCCAGTAATCCTGAGCACTTGGAGATCCTGAAGAAGATGGGAGTCAGTTTGATCCATCTGAAAGATGGACGAGTACAATTAGTGCAGCACGCAGTGCAAGTAAGATGACCtggcaggattttattttttagagcTCTCAGCAAAATCCTCCTAGCAATGATACTTGATACCTGGAGCTTCAGCCACCCTGTGGAAAGATGCACATGAGATGGGTGTTGTGGCTATATTTAGCAGGCTGACGCTTGTTAATATTTTGCTTCAGTAACACTTTTAACTGATCTTCCACTAAATTAGGTAGAGGCTGCTCATGTTGAAGTGATGTAGCCAACAGCATCTTGGCTGAGAACACTGCTTTCAGTGTGAGATACCTCCATCTCTTTATGAGGtctatatatttgtatattttcagTCTCCTGAAGGTGGTGCAGGTGCTAAACCTTTTGTGAAATGATGCACAAGTGGGAGTATCCACCCTGTGTGTTAGTCTTTGTAGCAGTGGTCCAAGCAAACACAACTTCAACTTCTTTCCCCCGAAGTTCCTCAGAcatttaagataattttttttattgattcttTTCTATGCAGGCAGCAAGTTCCCTGGATGCTGAGGATGGCTTACGGTTCATGCAGGAAATGATTGAACTCTCcaaccagcagcagaaagagcagcagcttcctcctCGTGCTGTCCAGATTGTTTCCCACCCCTTCTTTGGCAGGGTGGTCTTGACTGCTGGGCCAGCACAGTTTGGGATGGACTTGTCCAAACACAAAGCAGGGGTATGAGAGATGTGGGTGTGTCTGTTCCTTTCCCTGTTGCACAAGCCTCAGTTTACAGTACTGCTGTTGTTTGAGGGCATCCAGCTGAACCTCCAGGTGATCAGTTAATTATAGTGGTTAAAACAACAGGGCCCAGTGGTGACAATGACAGCAGTAACAGGCGTGAGGATGAGTGGCTTATCTGTCTGTGcactgtgctctgctcctgagTCATCAGCCATGGTATAGGATTTAAAACACATTGCAAAGCAAGATTATCCAGTCTGCAGTGCACAGCTAAGGAGGTGGTGATTTAGGGGAAGTTTCTCTCCCATGTCAGGCAGAAGATTTTTAGAGTTAGAGCAGGCTGTTCTAACAAAAGCTTTTCTGGAAGGCTCTGTGTAGATGGAAGAGGGCAGTGCCACAGAGGCAGGGGTCCCTATGGGAAGCAGTAGGAAAACCCACATTGCAGCCCCAAAGAGGAGTTCCAGACTAGCAGttcacaggagaaaaatttCCAGAGACAGTGCTTCCCAGGTGCAGACAAACCACACTGATTTTGAGAATTAGGTTTTCTTTCAGTCATTCTTTGCTTCTAGAGCTCCAGTTTCAGGGCACAGATTGTCTGCACTGGCACAAGACAACACTAAATGCATTAGAGTGACTGAAGGAACAGAAATACTTGGGAATCTTTCACAAGCATGACCATAGTGCTCTAactctctatttttattttttccaaacagaCAAGAGGATTTGTTGCAACCATTAAGCCATATAATGGATGCTCAGAGATCACTAATCCTGAGgcagtgaaagagaaaattgcttTGATGCAGAGAGGCCAGTGTATGTTTGCTGAAAAGGCACGAAACATTCAGAAAGCTGGAGCAATAGGAGGCATTGTCATTGGTAAATACAATTCAAAGTTCTTGATTTGTGCAAATTTAACCCAGTTTTACAGATTTGAAGATACAAGAAAACTGACAAGCTTTAAGCTGAGAAGCACAGCGATTGTGCTTTCAGAAGATGAAGAGATGTTTGAGGATTTCTGGTTCTGTGCAGACTCAAATTGGGATGGGGGGTTGTCAGTGTTTTTGCAGATTACAAGTAGTTTAAGGATTGCAGGGTGCTGTCAGTACTAACTGCTGAGGAAGAATGGGGATAGAAATGAAAAGTGGAGGAAAACACACCAGGTTGGGGTTTGCTGTGAAGTGACTGGGCAGGGGAGGCTGCTCCAAGTTCAGCTGACCTAATgggaaattttcctttcctctggtGTGCTCTGCTTAGATGACAatgagggcagcagcagtgacacagccCCTCTCTTCCAAATGGCTGGGGATGGCAAGAACACAGATGACATCACCATTCCCATGCTCTTCCTCTTCAACAAGGAAGGGAACATCATCCTGGATGCCATCCGGGAGTATGAGGCTGTGGAGGTGCTCCTTTCTGATAAAGCAAAAGACAGAGGTAAGTAAGGTTAGAGGTGACTTAAATCCAGTTCCCATCTGTGCCATGGCACAGTGGAAAACAGACAGGAATGATTTGCACTGCAGCCCAGAGGTgctgtggttttctgtttgACACTGGAATTAGATTTTTAGTAAGCAAGCCATTATCTGAGAGATAGCATTGATATCCACTCCCCCCATGAGGTAACATCTAGAAATGCTGTTCCTAAATGTCACTTTGGCTTATGAGAAAATCCAGCCTTTTGGATTCCTTTTGAGCCCTTTTTGTCATCAGCTGCTTTGAAGTATCATCAGGAACAGTGTGTTTCCAGTGCTCTACATGGTGAACATCTCTCCCTCACCAAGATCCCCAGTGACATTCCTGGAATCCAAAAGCAGAGAGACTAGAACTATTTTGCCTATCTAAGGAGAAGTGGTTAACATAAGAAATAAGGCTGCTGACCTCAGATGTTTTGTGGGTGTTCTTGTGTAATGCAAGAAAATTGCAAGCTAATACATTCCCGGttgaaatatttgaatgaagcagaaaattccAGATTATCCTCTTGTAAGCCTTCCTTGTAGCACTGCTGTGTCCAAGAAGAGTAGGTAAGAAAAAGTATCTCTAGAAAATCAGCCTATTTCCAAAGGGGATATGCCAAAATCTTGTCTTGTTTCTTCCTAACTTACAAATCCCTCCTGTTTATAACAGTGCTAAGTGCTCTGACAAAATGCT carries:
- the EDEM3 gene encoding ER degradation-enhancing alpha-mannosidase-like protein 3 isoform X1, with the translated sequence MALSGAPGCRAGERGPRWRRPWKLLALGLLSASSVLAAAPGAGAMSREEKRRLGNQVLEMFDHAYSNYMEHAYPADELMPLTCRGRVRGQEPSRGDVDDALGKFSLTLIDTLDTLVVLNKTKEFEEAVKKVIKDVNLDNDIVVSVFETNIRVLGGLLGGHSVAIMLKEKGEYMQWYNGELLHMAKELGYKLLPAFNTTSGLPFPRVNLKFGVRHPEARTGTETDTCTACAGTLILEFAALSRFTGTSIFEEYARKALDFIWEKRQRSSNLVGVTINIHTGDWVRKDSGVGAGIDSYYEYLLKAYVLLGDDSFLERFNTHYDAIMRYISQPPLLLDVHIHKPMLNARTWMDSLLAFFPGLQVLKGDIRPAIETHEMLYQVIKKHNFLPEAFTTDFRVHWAQHPLRPEFAESTYFLYKATGDPYYLEVGKTLIENLNKYARVPCGFAAMKDVRTGSHEDRMDSFFLAEMFKYLYLLFADKEDMIFDIEDYIFTTEAHLLPLWLSTTNQTISKKNTSTEYTELDDSNFDWTCPNTQILFPNDPLFAQSIREPLKNVVDKSCPRGISRAEESLGSGPKPPLRARDFMASNPEHLEILKKMGVSLIHLKDGRVQLVQHAVQAASSLDAEDGLRFMQEMIELSNQQQKEQQLPPRAVQIVSHPFFGRVVLTAGPAQFGMDLSKHKAGTRGFVATIKPYNGCSEITNPEAVKEKIALMQRGQCMFAEKARNIQKAGAIGGIVIDDNEGSSSDTAPLFQMAGDGKNTDDITIPMLFLFNKEGNIILDAIREYEAVEVLLSDKAKDRATIFKGKMIPNYIIDSNLEMENMDQKSSENDSHKPIYEEAPSESQDAGAVSEEPKGGGESSAVGDADPLSPSSADSASVSVADQDPHTPGPAGAGAPETACTPGESQPQEQNTQTEANSKAHWDSEVQPMESILADWNEDIEAFEMMEKDEL
- the EDEM3 gene encoding ER degradation-enhancing alpha-mannosidase-like protein 3 isoform X2, whose protein sequence is MALSGAPGCRAGERGPRWRRPWKLLALGLLSASSVLAAAPGAGAMSREEKRRLGNQVLEMFDHAYSNYMEHAYPADELMPLTCRGRVRGQEPSRGDVDDALGKFSLTLIDTLDTLVVLNKTKEFEEAVKKVIKDVNLDNDIVVSVFETNIRVLGGLLGGHSVAIMLKEKGEYMQWYNGELLHMAKELGYKLLPAFNTTSGLPFPRVNLKFGVRHPEARTGTETDTCTACAGTLILEFAALSRFTGTSIFEEYARKALDFIWEKRQRSSNLVGVTINIHTGDWVRKDSGVGAGIDSYYEYLLKAYVLLGDDSFLERFNTHYDAIMRYISQPPLLLDVHIHKPMLNARTWMDSLLAFFPGLQVLKGDIRPAIETHEMLYQVIKKHNFLPEAFTTDFRVHWAQHPLRPEFAESTYFLYKATGDPYYLEVGKTLIENLNKYARVPCGFAAMKDVRTGSHEDRMDSFFLAEMFKYLYLLFADKEDMIFDIEDYIFTTEAHLLPLWLSTTNQTISKKNTSTEYTELDDSNFDWTCPNTQILFPNDPLFAQSIREPLKNVVDKSCPRGISRAEESLGSGPKPPLRARDFMASNPEHLEILKKMGVSLIHLKDGRVQLVQHAVQAASSLDAEDGLRFMQEMIELSNQQQKEQQLPPRAVQIVSHPFFGRVVLTAGPAQFGMDLSKHKAGTRGFVATIKPYNGCSEITNPEAVKEKIALMQRGQCMFAEKARNIQKAGAIGGIVIDDNEGSSSDTAPLFQMAGDGKNTDDITIPMLFLFNKEGNIILDAIREYEAVEVLLSDKAKDRATIFKDLEMENMDQKSSENDSHKPIYEEAPSESQDAGAVSEEPKGGGESSAVGDADPLSPSSADSASVSVADQDPHTPGPAGAGAPETACTPGESQPQEQNTQTEANSKAHWDSEVQPMESILADWNEDIEAFEMMEKDEL
- the EDEM3 gene encoding ER degradation-enhancing alpha-mannosidase-like protein 3 isoform X3, which translates into the protein MALSGAPGCRAGERGPRWRRPWKLLALGLLSASSVLAAAPGAGAMSREEKRRLGNQVLEMFDHAYSNYMEHAYPADELMPLTCRGRVRGQEPSRGDVDDALGKFSLTLIDTLDTLVVLNKTKEFEEAVKKVIKDVNLDNDIVVSVFETNIRVLGGLLGGHSVAIMLKEKGEYMQWYNGELLHMAKELGYKLLPAFNTTSGLPFPRVNLKFGVRHPEARTGTETDTCTACAGTLILEFAALSRFTGTSIFEEYARKALDFIWEKRQRSSNLVGVTINIHTGDWVRKDSGVGAGIDSYYEYLLKAYVLLGDDSFLERFNTHYDAIMRYISQPPLLLDVHIHKPMLNARTWMDSLLAFFPGLQVLKGDIRPAIETHEMLYQVIKKHNFLPEAFTTDFRVHWAQHPLRPEFAESTYFLYKATGDPYYLEVGKTLIENLNKYARVPCGFAAMKDVRTGSHEDRMDSFFLAEMFKYLYLLFADKEDMIFDIEDYIFTTEAHLLPLWLSTTNQTISKKNTSTEYTELDDSNFDWTCPNTQILFPNDPLFAQSIREPLKNVVDKSCPRGISRAEESLGSGPKPPLRARDFMASNPEHLEILKKMGVSLIHLKDGRVQLVQHAVQAASSLDAEDGLRFMQEMIELSNQQQKEQQLPPRAVQIVSHPFFGRVVLTAGPAQFGMDLSKHKAGTRGFVATIKPYNGCSEITNPEAVKEKIALMQRGQCMFAEKARNIQKAGAIGGIVIDDNEGSSSDTAPLFQMAGDGKNTDDITIPMLFLFNKEGNIILDAIREYEAVEVLLSDKAKDRDLEMENMDQKSSENDSHKPIYEEAPSESQDAGAVSEEPKGGGESSAVGDADPLSPSSADSASVSVADQDPHTPGPAGAGAPETACTPGESQPQEQNTQTEANSKAHWDSEVQPMESILADWNEDIEAFEMMEKDEL
- the EDEM3 gene encoding ER degradation-enhancing alpha-mannosidase-like protein 3 isoform X4 — translated: MLKEKGEYMQWYNGELLHMAKELGYKLLPAFNTTSGLPFPRVNLKFGVRHPEARTGTETDTCTACAGTLILEFAALSRFTGTSIFEEYARKALDFIWEKRQRSSNLVGVTINIHTGDWVRKDSGVGAGIDSYYEYLLKAYVLLGDDSFLERFNTHYDAIMRYISQPPLLLDVHIHKPMLNARTWMDSLLAFFPGLQVLKGDIRPAIETHEMLYQVIKKHNFLPEAFTTDFRVHWAQHPLRPEFAESTYFLYKATGDPYYLEVGKTLIENLNKYARVPCGFAAMKDVRTGSHEDRMDSFFLAEMFKYLYLLFADKEDMIFDIEDYIFTTEAHLLPLWLSTTNQTISKKNTSTEYTELDDSNFDWTCPNTQILFPNDPLFAQSIREPLKNVVDKSCPRGISRAEESLGSGPKPPLRARDFMASNPEHLEILKKMGVSLIHLKDGRVQLVQHAVQAASSLDAEDGLRFMQEMIELSNQQQKEQQLPPRAVQIVSHPFFGRVVLTAGPAQFGMDLSKHKAGTRGFVATIKPYNGCSEITNPEAVKEKIALMQRGQCMFAEKARNIQKAGAIGGIVIDDNEGSSSDTAPLFQMAGDGKNTDDITIPMLFLFNKEGNIILDAIREYEAVEVLLSDKAKDRATIFKGKMIPNYIIDSNLEMENMDQKSSENDSHKPIYEEAPSESQDAGAVSEEPKGGGESSAVGDADPLSPSSADSASVSVADQDPHTPGPAGAGAPETACTPGESQPQEQNTQTEANSKAHWDSEVQPMESILADWNEDIEAFEMMEKDEL